In a genomic window of Ipomoea triloba cultivar NCNSP0323 chromosome 3, ASM357664v1:
- the LOC116013593 gene encoding uncharacterized protein At2g23090: protein MGGGNGQKSKMAREKNLEKMKAAGKGSQLETNKKAMNIQCKVCMQTFMCTTSEVKCREHAEAKHPKSDVYACFPHLKK, encoded by the exons ATGGGCGGCGGAAACGGTCAGAAATCTAAGATGGCTCGCGAGAAGAATCTGGAGAAGATGAAAGCAGCCGGGAAAG GAAGTCAGCTGGAAACCAACAAGAAGGCCATGAATATCCAG TGCAAAGTGTGTATGCAGACATTTATGTGCACAACATCAGAGGTGAAGTGCAGGGAACATGCTGAAGCAAAACACCCCAAGTCTGATGTTTATGCTTGTTTTCCTCATCTCAAAAAGTGA
- the LOC116012542 gene encoding subtilisin-like protease SBT1.7 isoform X2, producing MVKGKMGHCKTLFVCVVMTSVLLELCYGSGAKQTYIVHMAKSEMPAGFEDHSHWYDASLKSVSESAEMIYVYRNAVHGFSARLTAEEAESLGNQPGILSVLPEMKYELHTTRTPSFLGLDKNAEFFPESDVATDVIVGVLDTGVWPESKSFDDNGLGPVPSSWKGVCQTGKNFKASDCNRKLIGARYFCSGYEATLGPIDESKESKSPRDDDGHGTHTASTAAGSVVAGANLLGYAPGSARGMATRARLAVYKVCWMGGCFSTDILAAMDKAIEDNVNVLSLSLGGGTSDYYRDSIATGAFAAMEKGILVSCSAGNAGPNQYSVSNLAPWITTVGAGTLDRDFPAFVSLGNGKNFSGVSLFKGEALPNKMLPFVYAGNASNATNGNLCLMGTLDPEKVKGKLVLCERGINARVQKGSEVKAAGGAGMVLTNTATNGEELVADAHLLPATAVGKKTGDELKTYLFSDSNPTATILFEGTKVGIEPSPVVAAFSSRGPNSITPEILKPDIIAPGVNIIAGWTGAVGPTGLSDDPRRVAFNIISGTSMSCPHVSGLAALLKGAHPDWSPAAIRSALMTTAYTAYKSGGGALVDVATGKPSNPFDHGSGHVDPVSALTPGLVYDMNVVDYLNFLCALGYTPSQINTLARRNFTCDSTKKFSVTDLNYPSFAVSFASQMGGAGGGGGSSSSVKYTRTLTNVGEAGTYKVSVNVPNSSVKILVEPQTLSFSQANEKKSYTVTFSAPAMAADTNVFGRIEWSDGKHTVGSPVAISWS from the exons ATGGTGAAGGGGAAGATGGGACACTGTAAAACGTTGTTTGTGTGTGTAGTGATGACTTCTGTGCTCCTGGAACTGTGTTACGGTTCCGGGGCGAAACAGACGTATATTGTTCACATGGCGAAATCGGAGATGCCGGCCGGGTTTGAGGATCATAGTCACTGGTACGATGCGTCGCTTAAATCTGTTTCTGAGTCGGCGGAGATGATCTATGTGTATAGAAATGCTGTTCATGGATTCTCCGCCAGGCTTACGGCGGAGGAAGCGGAGTCCCTGGGAAATCAGCCCGGGATTCTGTCGGTGCTGCCGGAGATGAAGTATGAGCTTCATACTACGCGGACGCCGTCGTTTTTGGGGCTGGACAAGAACGCCGAGTTTTTCCCCGAGTCTGACGTGGCGACTGACGTCATCGTGGGGGTGTTGGATACCGGGGTTTGGCCGGAGAGCAAGAGCTTCGACGACAATGGTCTTGGCCCGGTCCCGAGTTCGTGGAAAGGGGTTTGCCAGACCGGAAAGAATTTCAAGGCGTCGGACTGTAACAGAAAGCTAATCGGCGCCAGGTATTTCTGTTCGGGTTACGAAGCCACTCTGGGCCCAATCGACGAGTCTAAAGAGTCCAAATCGCCGCGAGACGATGATGGTCATGGGACCCACACGGCGTCCACCGCTGCTGGCTCTGTCGTCGCCGGTGCTAACCTTCTGGGTTACGCGCCCGGATCTGCCCGTGGGATGGCCACGCGCGCTAGATTGGCGGTCTATAAAGTGTGCTGGATGGGCGGGTGTTTCAGCACCGACATTTTGGCGGCCATGGATAAGGCCATTGAAGACAACGTCAATGTCCTTTCGTTGTCCCTCGGCGGAGGAACCTCGGACTACTACAGAGACAGCATTGCCACGGGAGCTTTCGCCGCCATGGAGAAGGGAATTCTGGTCTCGTGCTCGGCCGGCAACGCCGGTCCTAATCAATACAGTGTGTCTAACTTGGCGCCCTGGATTACCACCGTCGGTGCCGGAACTCTGGATCGTGATTTTCCGGCGTTCGTTAGCCTCGGCAACGGGAAGAATTTTTCCGGCGTTTCTCTATTTAAAGGCGAGGCGTTACCTAACAAAATGCTTCCTTTTGTCTATGCCGGCAATGCTAGCAATGCTACAAATGGAAATCTCTGTTTGATGGGGACTTTGGATCCTGAGAAGGTGAAGGGCAAACTTGTACTTTGCGAACGGGGAATAAATGCTAGGGTTCAGAAGGGTTCGGAGGTAAAAGCCGCCGGTGGAGCCGGAATGGTGTTGACGAACACCGCCACGAATGGGGAGGAGCTGGTGGCGGATGCCCATCTGCTTCCGGCCACCGCCGTGGGTAAAAAAACCGGGGACGAGCTTAAGACTTACTTGTTCTCGGATTCTAATCCAACGGCCACGATTCTATTCGAGGGAACTAAGGTGGGGATTGAACCGTCGCCGGTGGTTGCGGCGTTCAGTTCCCGGGGCCCGAACTCAATCACCCCGGAAATACTCAAACCGGATATCATCGCACCCGGAGTGAACATTATAGCCGGTTGGACCGGCGCCGTGGGTCCTACCGGGTTATCCGATGACCCGAGACGGGTAGCGTTCAACATCATATCTGGCACGTCAATGTCGTGTCCCCACGTGAGCGGCTTAGCCGCGCTGCTGAAAGGCGCCCACCCAGACTGGAGCCCAGCCGCCATCCGCTCAGCTCTCATGACCACCGCATACACGGCCTACAAAAGCGGCGGCGGCGCGCTGGTCGACGTAGCCACGGGAAAGCCATCCAACCCGTTCGACCACGGGTCGGGCCACGTCGACCCGGTCTCGGCTCTCACCCCGGGACTGGTTTACGACATGAACGTGGTAGATTACCTGAACTTCCTGTGTGCCTTGGGCTACACTCCATCGCAAATCAACACTCTAGCGAGAAGGAATTTCACCTGCGATTCCACCAAGAAATTCAGCGTTACAGACCTCAATTACCCTTCATTCGCCGTTTCATTCGCGTCGCAAATGGGCGGCGCCGGCGGTGGCGGCGGTTCGAGTTCTTCAGTTAAGTACACAAGAACCCTCACCAACGTGGGAGAAGCCGGAACATACAAAGTCTCCGTTAACGTACCAAACAGTTCCGTTAAAATCTTG GTTGAACCTCAGACGCTGAGTTTCAGCCAGGCAAACGAGAAGAAATCGTACACCGTGACGTTCAGTGCTCCGGCAATGGCGGCGGACACAAACGTTTTCGGGAGAATCGAGTGGTCTGATGGGAAGCATACAGTGGGAAGTCCGGTGGCCATTTCTTGGTCGTAG
- the LOC116012542 gene encoding subtilisin-like protease SBT1.7 isoform X1, producing MVKGKMGHCKTLFVCVVMTSVLLELCYGSGAKQTYIVHMAKSEMPAGFEDHSHWYDASLKSVSESAEMIYVYRNAVHGFSARLTAEEAESLGNQPGILSVLPEMKYELHTTRTPSFLGLDKNAEFFPESDVATDVIVGVLDTGVWPESKSFDDNGLGPVPSSWKGVCQTGKNFKASDCNRKLIGARYFCSGYEATLGPIDESKESKSPRDDDGHGTHTASTAAGSVVAGANLLGYAPGSARGMATRARLAVYKVCWMGGCFSTDILAAMDKAIEDNVNVLSLSLGGGTSDYYRDSIATGAFAAMEKGILVSCSAGNAGPNQYSVSNLAPWITTVGAGTLDRDFPAFVSLGNGKNFSGVSLFKGEALPNKMLPFVYAGNASNATNGNLCLMGTLDPEKVKGKLVLCERGINARVQKGSEVKAAGGAGMVLTNTATNGEELVADAHLLPATAVGKKTGDELKTYLFSDSNPTATILFEGTKVGIEPSPVVAAFSSRGPNSITPEILKPDIIAPGVNIIAGWTGAVGPTGLSDDPRRVAFNIISGTSMSCPHVSGLAALLKGAHPDWSPAAIRSALMTTAYTAYKSGGGALVDVATGKPSNPFDHGSGHVDPVSALTPGLVYDMNVVDYLNFLCALGYTPSQINTLARRNFTCDSTKKFSVTDLNYPSFAVSFASQMGGAGGGGGSSSSVKYTRTLTNVGEAGTYKVSVNVPNSSVKILVEPQTLSFSQANEKKSYTVTFSAPAMAADTNVFGRIEWSDGKHTVGSPVAISWS from the coding sequence ATGGTGAAGGGGAAGATGGGACACTGTAAAACGTTGTTTGTGTGTGTAGTGATGACTTCTGTGCTCCTGGAACTGTGTTACGGTTCCGGGGCGAAACAGACGTATATTGTTCACATGGCGAAATCGGAGATGCCGGCCGGGTTTGAGGATCATAGTCACTGGTACGATGCGTCGCTTAAATCTGTTTCTGAGTCGGCGGAGATGATCTATGTGTATAGAAATGCTGTTCATGGATTCTCCGCCAGGCTTACGGCGGAGGAAGCGGAGTCCCTGGGAAATCAGCCCGGGATTCTGTCGGTGCTGCCGGAGATGAAGTATGAGCTTCATACTACGCGGACGCCGTCGTTTTTGGGGCTGGACAAGAACGCCGAGTTTTTCCCCGAGTCTGACGTGGCGACTGACGTCATCGTGGGGGTGTTGGATACCGGGGTTTGGCCGGAGAGCAAGAGCTTCGACGACAATGGTCTTGGCCCGGTCCCGAGTTCGTGGAAAGGGGTTTGCCAGACCGGAAAGAATTTCAAGGCGTCGGACTGTAACAGAAAGCTAATCGGCGCCAGGTATTTCTGTTCGGGTTACGAAGCCACTCTGGGCCCAATCGACGAGTCTAAAGAGTCCAAATCGCCGCGAGACGATGATGGTCATGGGACCCACACGGCGTCCACCGCTGCTGGCTCTGTCGTCGCCGGTGCTAACCTTCTGGGTTACGCGCCCGGATCTGCCCGTGGGATGGCCACGCGCGCTAGATTGGCGGTCTATAAAGTGTGCTGGATGGGCGGGTGTTTCAGCACCGACATTTTGGCGGCCATGGATAAGGCCATTGAAGACAACGTCAATGTCCTTTCGTTGTCCCTCGGCGGAGGAACCTCGGACTACTACAGAGACAGCATTGCCACGGGAGCTTTCGCCGCCATGGAGAAGGGAATTCTGGTCTCGTGCTCGGCCGGCAACGCCGGTCCTAATCAATACAGTGTGTCTAACTTGGCGCCCTGGATTACCACCGTCGGTGCCGGAACTCTGGATCGTGATTTTCCGGCGTTCGTTAGCCTCGGCAACGGGAAGAATTTTTCCGGCGTTTCTCTATTTAAAGGCGAGGCGTTACCTAACAAAATGCTTCCTTTTGTCTATGCCGGCAATGCTAGCAATGCTACAAATGGAAATCTCTGTTTGATGGGGACTTTGGATCCTGAGAAGGTGAAGGGCAAACTTGTACTTTGCGAACGGGGAATAAATGCTAGGGTTCAGAAGGGTTCGGAGGTAAAAGCCGCCGGTGGAGCCGGAATGGTGTTGACGAACACCGCCACGAATGGGGAGGAGCTGGTGGCGGATGCCCATCTGCTTCCGGCCACCGCCGTGGGTAAAAAAACCGGGGACGAGCTTAAGACTTACTTGTTCTCGGATTCTAATCCAACGGCCACGATTCTATTCGAGGGAACTAAGGTGGGGATTGAACCGTCGCCGGTGGTTGCGGCGTTCAGTTCCCGGGGCCCGAACTCAATCACCCCGGAAATACTCAAACCGGATATCATCGCACCCGGAGTGAACATTATAGCCGGTTGGACCGGCGCCGTGGGTCCTACCGGGTTATCCGATGACCCGAGACGGGTAGCGTTCAACATCATATCTGGCACGTCAATGTCGTGTCCCCACGTGAGCGGCTTAGCCGCGCTGCTGAAAGGCGCCCACCCAGACTGGAGCCCAGCCGCCATCCGCTCAGCTCTCATGACCACCGCATACACGGCCTACAAAAGCGGCGGCGGCGCGCTGGTCGACGTAGCCACGGGAAAGCCATCCAACCCGTTCGACCACGGGTCGGGCCACGTCGACCCGGTCTCGGCTCTCACCCCGGGACTGGTTTACGACATGAACGTGGTAGATTACCTGAACTTCCTGTGTGCCTTGGGCTACACTCCATCGCAAATCAACACTCTAGCGAGAAGGAATTTCACCTGCGATTCCACCAAGAAATTCAGCGTTACAGACCTCAATTACCCTTCATTCGCCGTTTCATTCGCGTCGCAAATGGGCGGCGCCGGCGGTGGCGGCGGTTCGAGTTCTTCAGTTAAGTACACAAGAACCCTCACCAACGTGGGAGAAGCCGGAACATACAAAGTCTCCGTTAACGTACCAAACAGTTCCGTTAAAATCTTGGTTGAACCTCAGACGCTGAGTTTCAGCCAGGCAAACGAGAAGAAATCGTACACCGTGACGTTCAGTGCTCCGGCAATGGCGGCGGACACAAACGTTTTCGGGAGAATCGAGTGGTCTGATGGGAAGCATACAGTGGGAAGTCCGGTGGCCATTTCTTGGTCGTAG